A genomic region of Psychrobacter sp. M13 contains the following coding sequences:
- a CDS encoding metal ABC transporter ATP-binding protein, which yields MLNASNEKRPIDSKLISLDNINYDIDGQRLLSHINIDIAVNETLSLIGPNGAGKSTLVKLILGLIKPSQGRIITHQALRLGYVPQRFAVAPILPLRVTDLLAQANKRRLSADQRQFIFDNLSLNHLLPQQMLHLSGGETQRVLLARALLEKPNLLILDEPMQGLDPETELWLYKFIDELPEFLRCAMLVVSHDLHWVMRGSRRVICLNKHICCEGQPSELAISTEFQKLFGHHYEQPYVHKPHACEHHSR from the coding sequence ATACTCAACGCCAGTAATGAGAAGCGACCTATCGATAGTAAGCTTATAAGCTTAGACAATATCAACTACGATATCGATGGGCAACGCCTGCTATCTCATATCAATATCGACATTGCAGTAAATGAGACTTTAAGCCTTATTGGCCCTAATGGCGCTGGTAAATCAACGCTGGTCAAGCTGATCCTAGGTCTGATAAAGCCCAGTCAAGGCCGCATTATCACTCATCAAGCACTACGATTAGGCTACGTACCGCAGCGTTTTGCCGTAGCGCCTATTTTGCCACTGCGGGTGACTGACTTGTTAGCACAAGCCAATAAGCGGCGATTGAGCGCTGATCAACGCCAATTTATCTTTGATAATTTATCTTTGAATCATTTGCTGCCACAGCAGATGCTGCATTTATCAGGTGGTGAAACTCAACGCGTGCTGCTAGCAAGAGCCTTGCTCGAGAAGCCCAATTTACTGATTTTAGATGAGCCGATGCAAGGATTGGATCCTGAGACTGAGCTTTGGCTGTATAAGTTTATCGATGAGCTACCCGAATTTTTGCGCTGTGCAATGCTTGTGGTATCTCACGATCTGCATTGGGTGATGAGAGGCTCTCGGCGAGTGATCTGTTTGAATAAGCACATTTGCTGTGAGGGTCAGCCCAGCGAGCTGGCGATTAGCACTGAGTTTCAAAAGCTATTTGGTCATCACTACGAGCAGCCTTATGTGCACAAGCCTCATGCTTGCGAGCATCATAGTCGTTAA
- the dksA gene encoding RNA polymerase-binding protein DksA, which yields MSTITTDPNDVKFTPYEPAKDEEYMSDAQLEHFKAILLDWKHQLVGEADRTKTYIQDESSSMPDINDRATQEEEFALALRTRDRERKLIRKIDKSMSEIENDDYGFCETCGVEIGLRRLEARPTATQCIDCKTLSEMKERQNQGQ from the coding sequence ATGAGCACCATAACCACAGATCCGAATGATGTAAAGTTCACCCCTTATGAGCCAGCTAAAGACGAAGAATATATGTCTGATGCCCAGCTTGAGCACTTTAAAGCTATTTTGTTAGATTGGAAGCACCAGCTGGTAGGTGAGGCTGATCGTACTAAGACCTACATTCAAGATGAATCAAGCTCTATGCCAGATATCAATGATCGGGCCACTCAAGAAGAAGAGTTTGCTTTAGCGCTGCGCACTCGTGATCGTGAGCGTAAGCTGATTCGCAAAATCGACAAGTCAATGTCAGAGATTGAGAACGATGATTATGGTTTTTGTGAGACTTGTGGCGTTGAGATCGGCTTGCGTCGCTTAGAAGCTCGCCCCACTGCAACTCAGTGTATTGATTGCAAGACATTATCCGAGATGAAAGAGCGTCAAAACCAAGGTCAGTAG
- a CDS encoding metallophosphoesterase codes for MLSRPVYIHAQSEVFNILQLTDLHLTTDNAMHSCQQRFDKVLNQALEEAAEQNVVCDLILVTGDLVSQVEPAIYDYIFAVLTATNIPFACIAGNHDVTEEVGYDLPFDQRQLIAHPADPRLLSRYIIDSDYWQILLINSAIAGRVAGEIEEDDIDWLCTQLDRCDKPALLAIHHHLIPMCSEWIDAHMVQNAEMFWQRTKDCDNLRVIINGHTHQEQVQHRNGVTVYTTPSTCYQYQPLNDEFAYDKTSRPGFRWLQLANNGQVASWVKRSDT; via the coding sequence ATGCTAAGTCGTCCTGTTTATATCCATGCTCAGAGCGAAGTATTCAATATTTTGCAACTGACTGATTTACATTTAACCACTGACAACGCCATGCACAGCTGTCAGCAGAGGTTTGATAAGGTGCTTAATCAAGCGCTTGAGGAAGCAGCTGAACAGAATGTGGTATGTGATTTGATTTTAGTAACAGGTGATCTAGTCAGTCAGGTTGAGCCTGCTATTTATGATTATATTTTTGCGGTATTGACTGCGACGAATATTCCTTTTGCTTGTATTGCGGGCAATCACGACGTTACCGAGGAGGTAGGTTATGATTTACCATTTGATCAGCGCCAGCTTATCGCACACCCTGCTGATCCACGTCTGCTGAGTCGCTATATTATAGATTCTGATTACTGGCAAATATTACTGATAAACTCTGCTATTGCTGGCCGAGTTGCAGGCGAGATTGAAGAGGATGATATCGACTGGCTATGTACGCAGCTTGACCGCTGTGATAAGCCTGCATTGCTCGCAATCCACCATCATCTTATCCCTATGTGCTCTGAATGGATAGATGCGCATATGGTACAAAATGCTGAAATGTTTTGGCAACGTACTAAAGACTGTGATAATTTACGCGTTATCATCAATGGGCATACGCATCAAGAACAAGTCCAGCATCGTAATGGTGTTACTGTTTATACGACACCTTCAACTTGCTATCAGTATCAGCCCCTTAATGATGAATTTGCTTATGATAAGACATCGCGTCCTGGATTTCGCTGGTTGCAATTAGCCAACAATGGACAGGTTGCAAGCTGGGTTAAAAGGTCGGATACTTGA
- a CDS encoding F0F1 ATP synthase subunit delta: protein MADLSTLARPYAKAAFDYANEHGVVNAWEDFLFIASTIVSDKSFHTMLDNPAVSAEHKSAALTDLYDTQVAGDGESAFKQLLSATKGSSDSSSSPKVSAALSNFVNQLAEQERLALLPEVYEHYRRHKAISLKQLDAYVTTAYPLTVAQREQIQTRLSTSLNASVVIHETVDPSLLAGATIKVGDKIIDDSVRGKLKQLKTQLTA from the coding sequence ATGGCTGACTTATCAACCTTAGCACGACCCTATGCAAAAGCTGCGTTTGACTATGCTAATGAGCACGGCGTAGTCAACGCGTGGGAAGACTTTTTGTTCATTGCCAGCACTATTGTCAGTGATAAATCGTTCCACACTATGCTAGACAATCCAGCGGTTAGCGCTGAGCATAAGTCAGCGGCTTTGACTGATCTTTATGATACGCAAGTAGCTGGTGATGGCGAGTCTGCTTTTAAGCAGTTATTAAGTGCAACCAAAGGCTCTAGTGATAGCTCAAGCTCTCCTAAAGTATCTGCGGCGCTTAGCAACTTTGTCAATCAGTTAGCAGAGCAAGAGCGTTTAGCTTTGTTGCCTGAGGTTTACGAGCATTATCGTCGTCACAAAGCGATTAGCCTAAAGCAGCTCGACGCTTATGTAACCACAGCTTATCCATTGACAGTGGCTCAACGTGAACAGATACAAACCCGTCTCTCCACTTCGCTCAATGCTAGTGTGGTGATCCACGAAACCGTTGACCCTAGTCTTTTAGCAGGCGCTACCATAAAAGTTGGTGACAAGATCATTGATGATTCGGTGCGCGGCAAGTTAAAACAGTTAAAAACACAGCTAACGGCTTAA
- a CDS encoding Fur family transcriptional regulator yields the protein MSTTVSACQHPHDTQHLSSADIAERLIAAIEQCRVRGVRFTQLRKQIYELVLQAKKPVGAYDLMTQLQQLRLAQTSDTDGLATELVAKQKKQIPKNVAPPTVYRSLEFLLGEGLIHQLTSINAYVPCCHPRAEHTAAFLICDICLRVQECSSLPVQEMMSFAEQDVGFRVTRSVIELSGRCQNCH from the coding sequence TTGTCTACTACTGTTTCTGCTTGTCAGCATCCTCACGATACTCAGCATCTTTCAAGCGCTGATATCGCTGAGCGATTGATCGCTGCCATAGAGCAGTGTCGTGTACGAGGTGTGCGTTTTACTCAGCTACGCAAGCAAATATATGAGCTAGTTCTACAAGCTAAGAAGCCTGTCGGTGCTTATGATTTGATGACCCAGCTACAGCAGCTGCGCTTAGCCCAGACGTCTGACACTGATGGCTTAGCTACAGAGCTTGTCGCCAAACAAAAAAAGCAAATTCCTAAAAATGTAGCGCCACCAACGGTGTATCGTAGTCTGGAGTTTTTATTAGGCGAAGGTCTTATCCATCAACTGACCTCAATCAATGCTTATGTGCCTTGCTGTCATCCCCGCGCTGAGCATACTGCCGCCTTTCTGATCTGTGACATATGCCTGCGCGTACAAGAATGTAGTAGCTTGCCTGTACAAGAGATGATGAGCTTTGCAGAACAAGACGTTGGCTTTAGAGTGACTCGTAGCGTCATTGAATTGAGCGGTCGCTGCCAAAACTGTCATTAG
- a CDS encoding F0F1 ATP synthase subunit B, translating into MNINSTLIGQAIAFAIFVMFCMKFVWPPLIGAINERQRKIAEGLNAAEKAKADLATAEQDVEQELNLAKTRAAALIEQANKSANQLVEDAKSQAQIEGERIRQQAQAAIDQEINQARESLRNQVAELAVLGAEKILQEKVDMQKHASMLDQLAAKL; encoded by the coding sequence GTGAATATCAATTCTACCCTCATCGGTCAAGCCATTGCTTTTGCAATCTTTGTGATGTTCTGCATGAAGTTTGTGTGGCCACCACTTATCGGTGCTATTAATGAGCGTCAGCGCAAAATCGCTGAAGGCTTAAATGCCGCCGAAAAAGCAAAAGCCGACCTGGCGACCGCAGAGCAAGATGTAGAGCAAGAGCTTAACCTTGCCAAAACCCGTGCGGCTGCGCTCATTGAGCAGGCGAATAAAAGCGCTAATCAACTTGTTGAAGACGCCAAATCGCAAGCACAAATAGAAGGCGAGCGTATTCGTCAGCAAGCACAAGCGGCAATCGACCAAGAAATCAATCAAGCGCGTGAGTCATTACGTAACCAAGTTGCAGAGCTTGCAGTCCTTGGTGCTGAGAAGATTTTGCAAGAAAAAGTCGATATGCAAAAACATGCCAGTATGCTAGATCAACTGGCGGCGAAGCTGTAA
- a CDS encoding metal ABC transporter substrate-binding protein, giving the protein MKSYPSLITKKTKSDIGLCKTLINKASTPVLSLPRLVITALVMISTMILNAQAATVSVSNYPLFLLSEAVTIGAPSAKQLLDPSEVGHHGSISPGDIKNIQDSKFVVWFGKSLENNLATSLETAPNAISLFAFDAFNRHPLRDVKGQPMQGTLDPHIWLDPENAKAITRALAVIHSHANPQYKALYQANAQEFAQRMDQAVALQNKPKNLNQLRPYWAYHDAYQYLEAATNLQFVGSLSQDHHLAPKASQIRWLSEQRPAETMCLVTQSTPAKGLLAKLQPVTSTIQSEDMSATQDFVQGWRDMSEQITNCIV; this is encoded by the coding sequence ATGAAATCTTATCCCAGTCTTATCACTAAAAAGACAAAGTCTGACATCGGCTTGTGTAAGACATTGATCAACAAAGCATCAACTCCTGTTTTGAGCTTGCCGCGACTGGTGATAACAGCTTTGGTGATGATAAGCACTATGATTTTAAATGCCCAAGCCGCGACTGTCAGTGTCAGTAACTATCCGCTATTTTTATTAAGCGAAGCGGTAACGATAGGTGCACCCTCAGCCAAACAGCTATTAGACCCAAGCGAAGTCGGTCATCATGGCAGTATTAGTCCAGGCGATATCAAAAACATACAGGACAGCAAATTCGTGGTTTGGTTTGGCAAGTCATTAGAGAATAATCTAGCCACTAGCTTAGAGACTGCGCCAAATGCTATCTCACTGTTTGCCTTTGACGCTTTCAATCGCCACCCACTTCGCGACGTCAAAGGTCAGCCTATGCAAGGAACGTTAGATCCCCATATTTGGCTAGATCCTGAAAATGCCAAGGCAATCACTCGCGCTTTGGCAGTAATCCATAGCCATGCCAATCCGCAATATAAAGCGCTGTATCAAGCCAACGCGCAAGAGTTTGCTCAGCGTATGGATCAAGCAGTAGCCTTACAAAATAAGCCGAAAAATCTCAATCAGCTGCGTCCTTATTGGGCTTATCATGATGCTTATCAGTACCTAGAAGCAGCTACCAATCTTCAATTTGTCGGCAGCCTAAGCCAGGATCATCATTTAGCACCAAAAGCCAGTCAAATACGTTGGCTGAGCGAGCAGCGCCCTGCTGAAACCATGTGTTTGGTCACGCAAAGTACGCCTGCAAAAGGGTTATTGGCGAAGCTACAGCCTGTGACTAGCACTATACAATCAGAGGATATGAGTGCCACTCAGGACTTTGTACAAGGCTGGCGTGATATGAGCGAGCAGATAACCAACTGCATAGTTTAG
- the gluQRS gene encoding tRNA glutamyl-Q(34) synthetase GluQRS, translating to MRIPVGRFAPSPTGELHLGSLTTALASYCHIKSLGGDWLLRMEDTDITRCDRQFSEQILLDLEALGMLWDGDIIYQSERTDIYNDYLQSALQPLSYGCQCSRKRLAQFWAVQEHQQQLNPIDKKSDRQRYPRCCIDAELNKQHHKLRLQLPDYTTGFIDGIQGLQWANPQQTLGDMVVRRQDSTINYILAASIDDGLQNVSHIMRGLDILPMTTAQIAIMQMVKLPAIERWYHLPLILNSEGQKLSKQNLAQPINTSQPSRLLATALHLLKQPAVDIDTPERMLMQAVSQWTNKPLQGLEQLNESGR from the coding sequence GTGCGTATACCCGTAGGTCGTTTTGCGCCTTCGCCTACTGGTGAGCTACATTTGGGCTCTTTGACTACTGCGCTGGCAAGCTATTGCCATATCAAGTCATTAGGCGGTGATTGGCTACTACGTATGGAAGATACCGACATCACGCGTTGTGATCGGCAGTTCAGTGAGCAGATATTATTAGACTTAGAAGCACTTGGAATGCTCTGGGATGGCGATATCATTTATCAGTCTGAGCGTACTGACATCTATAATGACTATTTGCAGTCAGCGCTACAGCCGCTAAGCTATGGCTGTCAGTGTTCGCGTAAGCGCTTAGCACAGTTTTGGGCGGTACAGGAGCATCAGCAACAGCTCAACCCTATTGATAAAAAGTCTGATCGGCAGCGCTATCCTCGCTGTTGTATCGATGCTGAGCTAAACAAGCAACATCACAAACTGCGCTTGCAATTGCCCGATTACACCACAGGGTTTATAGATGGTATTCAAGGGCTGCAATGGGCGAATCCTCAGCAAACTTTAGGTGATATGGTCGTGCGTCGGCAAGACAGTACCATTAACTACATCCTAGCAGCTAGTATCGATGATGGCTTGCAAAATGTCAGCCATATCATGCGTGGCCTCGATATCCTACCAATGACCACCGCGCAAATCGCTATCATGCAAATGGTCAAATTGCCTGCTATCGAGCGCTGGTATCATCTTCCTTTGATCCTCAATAGCGAAGGTCAAAAGCTATCGAAACAGAATCTAGCGCAACCTATCAATACTAGCCAGCCCAGCAGGCTACTAGCTACTGCACTACACTTATTGAAACAGCCAGCAGTCGATATCGATACCCCAGAGCGAATGCTCATGCAAGCTGTGAGTCAATGGACAAATAAACCGCTACAAGGGTTAGAGCAGCTAAATGAGAGTGGTAGATAG
- the atpB gene encoding F0F1 ATP synthase subunit A, with the protein MAGEQTTTEYISHHLTNWTYGYLPGEGWKVAYTAEEASAMGFKAIHLDSMLWSIGLGIVFCAIFWMVARKVTSGVPSKTQAAVEMIVEFVDNNVRDSYSGTSKLIAPLALTIFVWIFLMNLMDLLPVDFIPMIAGQIGAMMGHDPHHVFFKIVPTTDPNITLGMSFSVFILILFYSIKEKGLGGFVGELTLHPFSAKNPIVQIILIPINFILEFVTLIAKPISLGLRLFGNMYAGELIFILIALMPFWIQWALSVPWAIFHILIITLQAFVFMMLTIVYMSLASSTEH; encoded by the coding sequence ATGGCAGGCGAGCAAACAACAACAGAATATATCTCTCACCATTTGACCAATTGGACGTACGGCTATTTGCCGGGCGAAGGTTGGAAGGTTGCCTATACGGCAGAAGAAGCAAGTGCTATGGGCTTTAAAGCCATTCACCTTGATTCTATGCTTTGGTCAATTGGTTTAGGCATTGTTTTCTGTGCGATCTTTTGGATGGTCGCTCGAAAAGTCACTTCAGGGGTGCCAAGCAAAACACAGGCTGCCGTTGAGATGATTGTTGAGTTCGTTGATAACAACGTCCGTGACTCTTACAGTGGCACCTCAAAGCTGATCGCGCCTTTAGCATTGACCATCTTTGTGTGGATATTCTTGATGAACTTGATGGATTTACTACCCGTTGATTTTATCCCGATGATTGCTGGACAAATTGGCGCAATGATGGGACACGATCCGCATCATGTGTTCTTTAAGATTGTCCCAACGACTGATCCTAACATTACCCTTGGTATGTCCTTCTCTGTCTTTATATTGATTTTATTTTACAGTATCAAAGAAAAAGGTTTAGGCGGGTTTGTTGGCGAGTTAACGCTACATCCTTTTAGCGCTAAAAACCCTATCGTACAAATTATTTTAATACCCATTAACTTCATCTTAGAGTTTGTTACCCTAATAGCCAAGCCTATCTCTTTAGGTCTACGACTATTCGGTAACATGTATGCTGGTGAGTTGATTTTCATACTGATTGCCTTGATGCCTTTTTGGATTCAGTGGGCACTATCAGTACCATGGGCGATTTTCCATATTTTAATTATTACCCTCCAAGCGTTCGTATTTATGATGCTAACGATAGTTTATATGTCACTAGCATCTTCAACTGAACATTAA
- the ftsW gene encoding putative lipid II flippase FtsW, whose translation MALSFFNKSTSSKLNTRSDGVLSLPSVRSILLSSVGCMMVLSLLMVASASIPFALSRGMTELHFFNRQLLYMGVGLFAAALAYYLVPLKTLYQTGTQFILLGITALLLIATLFGTPINGSKRWLNLVFINFQVAELAKLVIIVFVSDFVVRRSFEVRNGWDGFLRISLVIGMMTLLLLLQPDFGSLVVIVGTVFAIFYIAGAPYKQFLALGAVVGGLGVLAVTLVEYRLTRALSFLDPFDDIQDTDYQLARSLIAFGRGQFTGVGYGESVQKLSHLPEAHTDFLLAITGEELGFVGVTMILLLEALIIGSAMRISYNALKRRQMRMSYTAFGIGVIFIAQTIINAAMNMGAMPTKGLTMPFFSYGGSSMLISLIMVALLLKIYKESPEIEKSQCRYY comes from the coding sequence ATGGCGCTCTCCTTTTTTAATAAATCTACCTCGTCTAAGCTGAATACGCGCTCAGACGGTGTTCTGTCCTTACCTTCAGTGCGCTCAATACTCCTCTCTAGTGTCGGCTGTATGATGGTGCTCAGTCTGCTGATGGTCGCTTCGGCTTCTATACCCTTTGCGCTGAGTCGCGGTATGACCGAGCTGCATTTTTTTAATCGTCAGCTGCTCTATATGGGTGTTGGACTGTTTGCGGCAGCGCTAGCTTATTATCTGGTACCGCTAAAGACGCTATATCAAACAGGCACGCAGTTTATTCTATTAGGCATCACAGCGTTGCTATTGATCGCAACGTTGTTTGGTACGCCAATCAATGGCTCAAAGCGTTGGCTCAATTTGGTATTTATTAACTTTCAGGTAGCAGAGCTTGCCAAGTTAGTGATTATCGTTTTTGTCTCCGACTTCGTAGTGCGGCGCTCATTTGAAGTGCGTAATGGTTGGGATGGGTTTTTGCGCATCTCATTAGTTATTGGCATGATGACGTTGTTATTGTTGTTGCAGCCCGATTTTGGCTCGCTGGTAGTAATTGTAGGTACCGTATTTGCGATATTTTATATTGCAGGCGCGCCTTATAAGCAATTCTTGGCATTAGGTGCAGTAGTAGGCGGTCTTGGGGTATTAGCGGTAACGCTGGTGGAGTATCGATTGACCCGCGCCTTATCATTTTTAGACCCGTTTGATGATATCCAAGATACGGATTATCAGCTGGCGCGTAGTCTGATCGCTTTTGGTCGTGGTCAGTTCACAGGGGTCGGCTATGGCGAAAGCGTGCAAAAACTCTCACATTTGCCAGAAGCACATACCGATTTTTTGTTAGCGATTACGGGTGAGGAATTGGGCTTTGTCGGCGTAACGATGATTTTGCTACTAGAGGCTCTTATTATCGGCAGTGCAATGCGTATTAGCTACAATGCACTAAAACGTCGACAGATGCGTATGAGCTATACTGCTTTTGGCATTGGAGTTATTTTTATTGCCCAAACTATTATTAATGCAGCGATGAATATGGGTGCGATGCCGACGAAAGGTTTGACCATGCCATTCTTTAGCTATGGCGGCTCATCAATGCTAATTAGCTTAATCATGGTCGCCTTATTATTAAAAATATATAAAGAAAGCCCTGAGATTGAAAAGAGTCAATGTCGTTATTATTAA
- a CDS encoding ATP synthase subunit I: MTQPAKRSQKDQIRVYFKRQTWALLLVIVSAWLIDSSWLHSDLVIAKSAAIGGFLGFATQMVFAWFMFSYTGYQARNRIVSQFFRGQALKWLLTVFGFALIFTMVEPLSAPALFIAFITMKVSHVLMLGRIK; encoded by the coding sequence ATGACCCAACCTGCTAAACGCAGCCAAAAAGATCAAATTCGGGTCTATTTCAAACGGCAAACTTGGGCACTATTATTAGTTATTGTCAGCGCTTGGCTGATAGATAGTAGCTGGCTGCATAGTGATTTAGTCATAGCCAAAAGCGCTGCTATCGGTGGTTTTCTAGGTTTTGCGACCCAAATGGTATTCGCTTGGTTTATGTTTAGTTATACTGGCTATCAGGCTCGCAATCGCATTGTTAGTCAATTTTTCCGTGGACAGGCGCTAAAGTGGCTATTGACGGTTTTTGGTTTTGCTCTAATCTTTACTATGGTTGAGCCCTTATCCGCACCCGCTCTATTTATAGCGTTTATTACCATGAAAGTCAGCCATGTACTGATGTTGGGCCGTATAAAGTAA
- a CDS encoding metal ABC transporter permease: MTAWLAIIAPAWIAGSILGLLSAPLGCLVLWRRMAFFADALAHGTLLGVALAVWWQLPMGIGIAIVSIAVVLGLVLIDDERLPVDAVLAVVAVTLLCLGLLALTQLTNQQANVLGFLFGNLLELDWSDLPLLGVSVAVGLGLLIYIWPAQVKLATHEALARIQGIDPTRQRLFFMGLLAGFCAIALQAVGSLLISGLLVLPALTARLYSTAPKQMVIIALVIAQVGVTLGVWGSIWLDIQTGLSIVLVLAIIFFAALILSKLLSSKPILAKFLARRRQH, translated from the coding sequence ATGACTGCTTGGTTGGCTATCATCGCCCCTGCTTGGATCGCAGGCAGCATTCTAGGACTGCTATCAGCTCCACTTGGCTGTCTCGTATTATGGCGGCGTATGGCTTTTTTTGCTGATGCACTAGCGCATGGTACGCTGCTTGGTGTGGCACTAGCCGTCTGGTGGCAATTGCCTATGGGTATTGGGATCGCGATAGTCAGTATCGCGGTTGTGTTAGGACTAGTGCTCATTGATGATGAGCGGCTGCCTGTAGATGCCGTACTAGCCGTAGTCGCGGTGACTTTATTATGTCTTGGGCTACTAGCTTTGACTCAATTGACCAACCAGCAAGCCAATGTATTGGGGTTTTTATTCGGTAACTTACTTGAGCTGGATTGGTCAGATTTACCCCTACTTGGCGTTAGCGTAGCGGTAGGCTTAGGGCTGCTAATATATATTTGGCCTGCGCAAGTCAAGCTGGCCACTCATGAAGCTTTAGCTCGTATTCAGGGTATTGATCCGACTCGCCAGCGGCTGTTTTTTATGGGTCTACTAGCAGGGTTTTGTGCCATTGCCCTACAAGCGGTCGGCAGCTTACTTATCAGTGGCTTATTGGTACTGCCCGCTTTGACCGCAAGGCTTTATTCCACAGCACCTAAGCAGATGGTGATCATCGCCCTAGTCATAGCACAGGTTGGAGTAACGCTAGGGGTTTGGGGTAGTATCTGGCTGGATATTCAGACAGGTTTATCGATAGTATTAGTGCTAGCGATAATATTCTTTGCAGCACTTATCCTCTCAAAGTTGCTCTCGTCTAAGCCGATATTGGCTAAATTTCTCGCGCGTCGTCGTCAACACTAA
- the atpE gene encoding F0F1 ATP synthase subunit C translates to MDPVLGGYTVIAVALLIGLGALGTGIGFAILGGKFLEGVARQPELGSQLQTRMFIVAGLLDAIPMIGVGIAMLLLFANPLAG, encoded by the coding sequence ATGGATCCAGTATTAGGTGGTTACACAGTTATCGCAGTAGCGCTACTTATCGGCCTTGGCGCACTAGGTACAGGTATTGGCTTTGCAATCTTAGGTGGCAAATTCTTAGAAGGCGTTGCCCGTCAACCAGAGCTTGGCTCACAGTTGCAAACCCGTATGTTCATCGTAGCAGGCTTACTTGATGCGATCCCAATGATCGGTGTTGGTATCGCTATGCTATTGTTGTTCGCAAACCCTCTAGCAGGTTAA